A single genomic interval of Haloterrigena turkmenica DSM 5511 harbors:
- a CDS encoding restriction endonuclease — MSVQEEERSELLPRLQNIDPIEFEHFVADLWSRQGWETEVSTASNDEGVDIVADKQVGGVDHRQVIQVKRYSNGNKIGRPDVQQYYALKVQDAKADAAVIVTTSTFTSTAKEWASEHNVKLIDGDDLVELIQEQRAYDLVEEYAPSLSTSSTDPVERSQITETQTELPDPLDDAEVRKKAGIGLGAIGLYLILNPTGIGYSIEAVGMLFLLGAIAVVKFPEQVWAAITPDKEVIREFSDGATVIEQSETVEYVPADDRDPVAFNDFEDIPERRQQANVYGSLDQTWGPLQELPPGSVPTDIAAQGQGTIVAYRYAVHSESPASIAQDMKMTQQEVIDHLTNIAKPD, encoded by the coding sequence ATGTCTGTACAAGAGGAAGAACGGAGTGAACTACTCCCACGGTTACAAAATATTGATCCGATCGAATTCGAACATTTTGTAGCTGATCTCTGGAGTCGACAAGGATGGGAAACAGAAGTATCAACAGCATCTAATGACGAGGGTGTTGATATTGTTGCCGATAAACAAGTCGGAGGAGTCGATCATCGCCAAGTGATCCAGGTAAAACGGTATAGCAATGGGAATAAAATTGGACGTCCAGATGTTCAACAGTATTACGCGCTCAAAGTACAGGATGCAAAAGCGGATGCAGCCGTTATCGTAACAACGTCGACGTTCACATCAACCGCTAAAGAATGGGCAAGTGAACATAATGTCAAGCTTATTGACGGGGACGATTTGGTTGAGTTGATTCAAGAGCAGCGTGCCTATGATCTTGTCGAAGAATATGCCCCATCGTTATCGACGTCGTCAACTGACCCTGTCGAGCGATCGCAGATAACCGAAACACAGACCGAATTGCCAGATCCACTTGATGATGCAGAAGTGCGGAAAAAAGCAGGTATTGGTCTGGGTGCCATCGGTCTCTATCTCATTCTGAACCCGACTGGTATTGGCTATTCTATCGAGGCTGTCGGAATGCTATTTCTTCTCGGAGCAATTGCTGTTGTGAAGTTCCCCGAGCAGGTTTGGGCAGCTATCACTCCAGATAAGGAAGTGATCCGGGAATTCTCGGATGGTGCAACGGTTATTGAACAGAGTGAGACGGTTGAGTACGTTCCTGCAGATGATCGAGATCCAGTCGCATTCAACGACTTTGAGGATATCCCAGAACGACGCCAACAGGCGAATGTATACGGTTCTCTTGATCAGACATGGGGCCCTCTACAAGAACTCCCTCCAGGTAGTGTTCCAACAGACATTGCGGCACAAGGTCAGGGTACTATCGTCGCGTACCGGTATGCTGTACACTCAGAATCACCAGCTTCAATCGCACAAGATATGAAGATGACCCAGCAGGAGGTCATTGATCATCTGACTAATATTGCAAAACCAGACTGA
- a CDS encoding winged helix-turn-helix domain-containing protein — MSTSKTGKTDLQRDILLTWYENPNATNKEIADACNCSASYVSEVTNRFDDYNEMEAMMDRQDREMERMFGDDFFRSMPATRRQSQTGTLPELGVTEIDNQLPNNLAGDVIQVLLVLILLYITYEIALVLVL, encoded by the coding sequence ATGTCTACGAGCAAGACGGGGAAAACGGATCTACAGCGTGACATCCTACTGACATGGTACGAAAACCCGAATGCAACGAACAAGGAAATCGCAGATGCATGCAACTGTTCGGCATCATACGTGAGTGAAGTAACGAACCGATTTGATGATTATAATGAAATGGAGGCCATGATGGACCGCCAAGATAGGGAGATGGAACGGATGTTCGGCGACGATTTCTTCCGGAGCATGCCGGCAACTCGGAGACAATCGCAAACTGGCACATTGCCTGAACTAGGAGTAACTGAAATCGACAATCAGCTACCAAATAATCTCGCTGGCGACGTTATTCAGGTCCTTCTCGTACTGATTCTCCTCTATATCACATATGAGATTGCACTGGTCTTAGTGCTATGA